In the genome of Planctomyces sp. SH-PL62, the window ATAGGCCCGCTGCCGGGGGGCGAAGGCGCCGTTGGTGTTGGTCGACCAGGGGTCGGTGCCGGTCCCGTACGAGCCGTGGTAATTGTTCAGGTTGTCACGCCCGGCCTGGCCGTCGGAGGGGCAGAGGAAGGCCGCGACGCGGGAGTTCCACGCGGTCCGGTTCAGCTCGGCGCCCGTCCCCCACCAGATGGTCCAGTTGAAGTTGCAGGAATTGTAGAGCGGCGTCTGCTCCAGGTACGGCAGCATCATCGCGTGGGCGCTGAAGGTGCCCCAGTCGGTCTGCTCTCCCACGTTGGCGTAGGCGATGGCGTTCCCCATGGGGAACGAGCCCACCGCCGAGTGGTAGTTGTGCATCCCCAACCCTATCTGCTTGAGGTTGTTCGTGCATTGCGCCCGTCGCGCCGCCTCTCGCGCCGATTGCACGGCCGGGAGCAGCAGGGCGATCAGGACGGCGATGATCGCGATCACCACCAGCAGCTCGATCAGCGTGAAGCCCCTGCGTCGAATGATCTTCATAAAAGTAACAGTCCTGTCGGTGGATGTCCTGGAAAGGTTTCTCCGAGGAACTTCCCCGGAGCGAGTGCCACGCTCCGACGTTCGTTCACTCCGCCTTGGGGGCGTCCGCATCCCCACCCCCATCCTCCGGCTTGGCTTCCTTGGCGGGAGCCGCCTTGGGCGCCTTGGCCTTGCTTCCCCCCTTCTTGGATTGCATGTATTCCCTCATCGCGTCTTGGCCTCGGTTGTCGGCCTTGACGAATTCGGCCGTGCGGTCGACTCCCCCCGTCTCGGCCGATTCCCCGCAACCGGCCAGGACAGCCGCGGCCAGGATGAACGGGACGGGCGCAAAACGAAATCCCCGATTCATCGATCGGTCCCCCCTTCGCTGGGCATGTGTTGGGTTTGCGACAAGAGCTGGTCGGCCTTGGACCGCAGCCGAGGATGCGATTTCAGGCGATAGTGGGTCGAGCCAGACACTACTCGACGAATCTTCTCACGAAAAATATAAGAGATATCGATTCATCGAATTTCCGGACCCGGGCATGGGGGGGCCGGCGGCGCGTGACGGGCCGATCGTCGGCGGGGCCCGGTTCGGCGGGCGGGGATGAGGCGTGGGGAGGTGGGGCCGTCGAGTCAGAGAACCGACGGCCGCTCGACGTTTCGCCCCTCGCGGGGGAAGCCGGCACGGACGGGTCAAATGAGGGGAAGGACCGGCGCAGAGGGTGCCGGCGTGAGATCAAGCCGGCCTGGGAATACTCAGGGTTTCCATGCTCGTCCCCCTCGTTCGACCCCGTCCTTCGATCTGGGAGGGTGGACGCTCAGCCGTCCTGGCCGGCGGCGAGCCCTTCGAGACGCGCGCGCATCCGATCCAGGAGGGGGGCGGACTCGGGGGAGGGGGCCAGGTCGCGGAGCTGCTTGGGATCGGCGAGGACGTCGTAAAGTTCCTCGCGGCCGTCGGCGTTGCGGATGTACGACAGGCCCTCGGCGACGACGCCGGACATGGGCCCGCGCCAGGCGGGGGGGCGGGCGGGATTGGTGGAGATTTCCTCCTTGATCCGCACTTCGGTGAGGACCGGCGATTCGTCCGAGGGGCGGGCGGCGAGCGAGGAGCCCGGGAACGCGGAGGCGTCGACGCCCAGTACGTCGAGGACCGTCGCGGGGAGGTCGCGGAGGGTCACGGCCTCGCCGACCGTCTCGCCGCCGCGCGCGCCGTGGGGGAGCAACATCAGGAGCG includes:
- a CDS encoding DUF1559 domain-containing protein, with the translated sequence MKIIRRRGFTLIELLVVIAIIAVLIALLLPAVQSAREAARRAQCTNNLKQIGLGMHNYHSAVGSFPMGNAIAYANVGEQTDWGTFSAHAMMLPYLEQTPLYNSCNFNWTIWWGTGAELNRTAWNSRVAAFLCPSDGQAGRDNLNNYHGSYGTGTDPWSTNTNGAFAPRQRAYSVADITDGTSNTISHTEALVGDYNNTRRKWRQYVSGVPGSVPGEMLVRDARTIMPQVIQYAQNCMQAIITTPGTNSNRGVSWATGSPGATLASIIFPPNSTQYAFSSCRWDCSAGCGTDFGHIHIPSSAHPGGVNVLFLDGSVRFVKDSINQNTWMSLGSRDGEEVVSSDSY